In one window of Spodoptera frugiperda isolate SF20-4 chromosome 11, AGI-APGP_CSIRO_Sfru_2.0, whole genome shotgun sequence DNA:
- the LOC118274865 gene encoding uncharacterized protein LOC118274865, with translation MDLLKYVRVSLLFLPLVLGQVRKPQSFMIGEEYCQRLTKDPYFEPDMVVGKPWRIYYTWNIKMEDKCMDMIFKNATQSIINRVWNDMNEYVETQPYWDAATLLVTMGRAKHEMLLFADQGAAGRFTGVPNVVRDGNISPARSAVPLLKFHMKLLHAGKYLLMADCQIGVITLSARTRAMPYRAEIGGVAKNLSLGEGYQACISDRNKDELVTDNK, from the exons ATGGATCTTCTAAAGTACGTACGCGTCTCACTTCTATTTCTGCCATTGGTCTTAGGCCAAGTGCGGAAACCTCAAAGTTTCATGATTGGTGAAGAATATTGCCAACGACTGACCAAGGATCCGTACTTTGAACCTGATATGGTGGTTGGTAAGCCGTGGAGGATTTATTACACGTGGAACATCAAGATGGAAGACAAGTGCATGGACATGATATTCAAGAATGCGACGCAATCG ATCATCAACAGAGTTTGGAATGATATGAACGAGTACGTGGAGACCCAGCCTTACTGGGACGCTGCAACATTGCTGGTGACGATGGGTCGAGCAAAACACGAAATGCTCTTGTTTGCTGACCAGGGCGCGGCTGGAAGGTTCACGGGAGTTCCAAACGTTGTTAGAGATGGGA ATATATCACCAGCGAGGAGTGCAGTGCCCCTGCTGAAGTTTCACATGAAACTGCTGCATGCAGGCAAGTACCTGTTGATGGCGGACTGTCAGATAGGAGTGATCACGTTGTCGGCTCGTACTAGGGCGATGCCATATCGGGCGGAGATCGGAGGCGTCGCCAAAAACCTCAGCCTAGGCGAAGGATACCAAGCGTGCATATCTGATAGGAACAAGGATGAACTAGTCACCGACAATAAATGA
- the LOC118275086 gene encoding uncharacterized protein LOC118275086 translates to MFLTTLLWFLSVQENKAQEDNMSKYVNLSLDNYTSCDQFVANTTFDPKSVIDIDWKIFYFWTPNFEESYNIKFSLASEVLVDRFRVELDSEIKPPVNWNDSILFMETSIDFSALLLKTNVSGIVRLIPSLAFEYPGVPLLLFGLKIVKPGYLGFLSCKYKLCYALAPVDKMPDHESLTEEAQKLGFWSDFGRTHTQIIPPLPTLPPEPYNKDDDDEDESMDMLHDYVLL, encoded by the exons ATGTTCCTCACCACTCTTCTATGGTTTTTGAGCGTCCAAGAAAATAAAGCGCAGGAAGACAATATGAGTAAATATGTGAATCTAAGTCTCGACAATTATACTTCTTGTGATCAATTCGTGGCAAACACTACATTTGATCCCAAAAGTGTAATAGACATTGACTGGAAGATCTTCTATTTCTGGACTCCGAATTTTGAAGAGAGTTATAACATCAAGTTTAGTTTGGCTTCTGAAGTG CTTGTAGACCGATTCCGTGTGGAGTTGGACAGCGAAATTAAACCTCCTGTGAACTGGAACGACTCCATACTCTTCATGGAGACCTCCATCGACTTCAGTGCCTTGCTCCTCAAGACCAATGTCTCAGGGATCGTCAGACTCATCCCTTCTCTTGCTTTTGAGT ATCCTGGCGTCCCTCTACTGttatttggtttaaaaatagTGAAGCCTGGTTACCTGGGCTTCCTCAGTTGCAAATACAAACTTTGCTATGCGCTCGCGCCGGTTGACAAAATGCCCGATCATGAATCT TTGACCGAAGAAGCTCAAAAGCTTGGATTCTGGAGTGACTTCGGTAGAACGCACACGCAGATTATTCCTCCCCTCCCTACCTTACCCCCGGAGCCCTACAAcaaggatgatgatgatgaagacgaGAGCATGGACATGTTGCACGACTATGTACTACTTTAA
- the LOC118275192 gene encoding uncharacterized protein LOC118275192, whose amino-acid sequence MHIFTCIVFFVLSEAQQPDPIFDDEAPSPVQRKVDVYPDSVVEAVPFGHIFREGFGDPFSPVKQPVDALELRMRMPKNEEEAKQYLKLGRKHIAFINPEITNKFASAKEAFLREMMLDLGDPSETNETHLKWFDFASMQSKNAQVPPNLQFAARRKEETNHRRHSSRVPTPVDLSQKLNSFSKASFELEQDKRQSEMNWTTCDQFAVGAIFSPKEIVNIRWTPFYIWSDNGITYSIEHVFKFPSKKIVNEYFTNYNKFLNKTIDWSKPKLLMKGMSEMLLIAVDKKGLFDAIVKHEVPKSAETNPITIPSLSLRLKIEDPYLMMMFCEDHLAMLMAISGRQPTTFKDIKAEAATIKFQGNGRPVWRNYEGEAENMKLVNEAIMNEERDKFIEVNAPAPDAAPEE is encoded by the exons ATGCACATTTTCACGTGCATAGTCTTTTTCGTTTTGTCAGAGGCTCAGCAGCCCGATCCTATCTTCGACGATGAAGCTCCATCACCCGTGCAGAGGAAAGTTGACGTTTATCCAGATTCTGTCGTAGAAGCAGTACCCTTTGGACACATCTTCCGTGAGGGTTTTGGGGATCCCTTCTCACCAGTAAAACAGCCCGTAGATGCTTTAGAACTTCGGATGAGAATGCCCAAAAATGAAGAGGAAGCTAAACAATATTTGAAGTTGGGAAGAAAACACATTGCATTTATAAATCCGGAAATAACGAACAAATTCGCGTCTGCAAAAGAAGCATTTTTGAGGGAAATGATGCTAGATTTAGGCGACCCCTCTGAGACCAATGAGACGCATTTGAAGTGGTTCGATTTCGCATCAATGCAAAGTAAAAATGCTCAAGTACCGCCTAACCTCCAATTTGCTGCTAGAAGGAAAGAGGAAACGAATCACCGTCGCCACTCATCACGAGTACCTACGCCAGTGGATCTAAGTCAAAAATTGAATTCTTTTTCTAAAGCCTCTTTTGAGTTGGAGCAAGATAAACGACAATCAGAAATGAATTGGACTACATGCGACCAGTTTGCAGTCGGAGCGATATTTTCACCCAAAGAAATTGTTAATATCAGATGGACTCCGTTTTATATTTGGTCAGATAATGGTATAACTTATTCTATAGAACATGTGTTTAAGTTTCCGAGCAAAAAG ATAGTGAATGAGTATTTTACGAACTACAACAAGTTTTTGAATAAAACTATTGATTGGTCCAAACCGAAGCTTCTGATGAAGGGTATGAGTGAAATGTTGTTGATAGCGGTGGACAAGAAAGGATTGTTTGACGCTATAGTTAAGCACGAGGTACCAAAGTCTGCAGAAA CCAACCCAATAACAATCCCATCGTTAAGTTTACGATTAAAAATAGAAGATCCAtatttgatgatgatgttttgtGAAGATCACTTGGCGATGCTGATGGCGATATCTGGACGGCAACCTactactttcaaagatataaaGGCAGAAGCAGCAACCATTAAATTTCAAGGAAATGGTAGACCAGTTTGGAGAAATTATGAAGGAGAAGCGGAAAATATGAAATTGGTCAACGAAGCAATAATGAACGAAGAACGAGATAAATTTATTGAAGTTAATGCACCTGCACCTGATGCAGCCCCGGAGGAATAA